GGTGGCAGGTCCGGTCGTCCTTGCCTAAGATATCACTTTTTATGCATCAGTCCTAAGGTGCAactgttgaagaaggaaacgGTCGACAGTCCTCTGCCGGTCGCGCCTTCCCTGTAGCAATAGACAAGTATCAGCTTGCTAGGAAGGTACGGCTGGGGATACACCGATCGCATCGACACGAACCACAGCAATGCGGGACGGGCTCGGAGCATCAACGACACGATTCAAGTCGCAGACTATGTTAAAATCTACTCAGGGCCGGGACGGAGGTTTATGCTTGCCGCGGTCTTGTGTCGCGCCCAGATATTGGCCGAAGTGAGGATAAAAATAGACTTTATCAATCGAGATATCGGTCCGATGTTACCTCCAACTATTGCATTTGCTTTGTTCCTTAGCGATAGTACGAAGCGGGTGTAACTGGTTATGCGAGTCGGGACGGGATCGACTGCTTACCCGAGTGGCTTCACCCGCTGCTCGGTCCACTGCCACATCGGCATCTATACTGTCATGCGAGGAACCGTCTGGCATGGATGAAGTGATTCCAGGAACCGACATCGACAGGTACAAGCATATGTCATTTTCATCTACACATATATAAATACCATTCGCAGGGAATGCTGCAGTAAACTCACGCCAGCAATACCGTTCCGTTGCCTTGCCAACTATAGAATTCAACAACTGTCGAGCCCATTCAAACTATTCTAAATTAATCAAAGGTCAATTTCTTCCTCAACTCATCGCCATGCCTCAACACGTCACAGTCggcatcgtcggcggcggcgtcgcCGGCCTAGCCCTAGCAAAAATGCTCGAGATGCTCGGTATTTCCTACATCCTCTACGAAAGCTACCATACAATCGCGCCCAATGCCGGTGCCAGTCTCGGTCTCATACCCAGCGGTCTGCGCATCTTCGACCAGCTGGGCGTGCTTGATAAGATCGAGGCGTTTTCTGTCGACCACGACCGATGGGAGCATCGTGATGGAGAGTCTGGGAGGCTTTATAGAAGGACTTCTGTTATGAGAAATTACCCTTCTTTGTATGTCACCATAAATCCAGTGCTAATTTGCTTGCAGGCGGGCTGGACTAACGAGTTAATGGTAGGTTTGGATACGGTGCATTCTTCATGGCGCGCCAGGATGTACTGAAGATTCTCTTCGACAGCCTCGAAGACAAATCACCCGTCTACGCATCAAAGCGCGTTACTTCAGTTCGAGACCTAGGCGACCTGGCCGTGGTCGAGGCAGCCGATGGCGACTCGTTCACCTGCGACTTTGTCGCCGGCGCAGACGGGGTCCGCAGCACCGTCCGCGAAGCCATCCACGCGCAGACAGCCAGACCTCCTGCACACTGTACGCAAACCAGCGCATTAAACATGACAATGAATTGCTAACCTGACTGCTCCCAGACCTCCGCGCCTCAACTGCATGCGTCTTCGGCATGTCAACCCCTCTCCCCCAGATGGCCGCCGGTCAGTTCTTCGCCGTCTACAGACGCAAGGTTTCCGCACTCGTCTTCGCCGGACTAAACGGCAAGCTGTACTGGTTTCTATTCAAGCAACTAGATGAGCCATTGGCGTATGGACCGCAGAGAAAGTTCACCGATGCTGATATCGACGCCGTGCATATCGAACTCGCCGATACGATCGTCACAGACGGCGTCCGGATCTCGGATGTCTTTGCGCGGAGGGAGGTTGCTGTTATGACGGCTTTGGAAGAGGGTGTTGGGGAGGATTGGTTCTGTGGGAGACTATTCCTGCTTGGGGATTCTGCTCACAAGGTAGGTGCTTGTACATATTGGTGTACTGGTTGATACTTATTGTAAATAGATGGTCCCGCACGCTGCAATGGGTGCGAACCAAGCGATGGAATCCGCCGCGTGCTTCGTTAACAGCCTCCGACGCACAAGGCCGAGTCTAGGCAAAGAGCATTGCCCAAATATCAGCGCACCAGAAATTCAGCAGTGCTTGTCACGCTATGCTGACAGGCGTAAGGACATGCTCAAGGCTGTTGTGCAGGCGGCAACTGCATCGCGCAACAACCAGCTTATGGTTGGCTCCGCGGCGCAGGATTTCCTGCGTGTTCTGCCCGATATTCGGGAGGAGGACATGCTTTTGAAGCCGCTGCAGAGCCTTATTGGCGCTGAGAGGTTGGAGGATTGGATGTGTAGATCTGAGCGGGTGGAGAAGTATACAGAGGCGTCGGGGAGGGCATTAGATATCTTAAACAGAGGAGGCAGCCTTGCTGATTGTGGACTACAGGGTGGAtctaaataaagatataaaatggAGTAATGTGGGACGGTAGGTATGTTTGTTATTGAGGTATTGCTCTAGGTTATATACACGGAGAAGAGAATTTGTTTCGAAGCGGACTTTAATTCTGTTCTCGATATCGACCCTGGTCGGTCCTCATATCCCAGAATTTCCCCGGCTCGAACTGTAACCCAAGTACAGGCCAATACGATCGGGAGATAAAGCCCCAGAGCCACCGGAAGATACACATACACACGGACTGGTTTAAAGACGGGTGTGGGCCACATCTCGTCATTATGGCCTAAAGAACCTACCGCGCTTAAAGAAGCCCATTTGGCGAGTGAAGGGCGCTTATTGATTTTCCAAAGGCAGCCAAGCACATACTGGTCAACTGGATTCATGTCCATGGTTGACAGTGATCCCAACGGGGGCGTAGCCACATATCGTAGGATTTCAAGGCCTAGTGTAAGATACGCCGTGGCTACAAAGCCAACGAGTGCCTGGCCGGAGTTTAGAAGCCCAATGCGCTTCAGATCGGCGAGAATCACCCTGAGCAGTCGTTTTCATCCTTCAGGGGCAGAACCGACAGGGATGATTGGAAACGAAGGATCGCATTAAGGAACGTGGGACAGTTGGATGCCCAGACTCGCCTCGCGTTTGTCTGCATATCCCTTCCATAACCGCGTGCGTTAAGTGGAGGGTCCTAGGTTCGAGTATTCCAACGCATtgtatatatgtatatagatatttcgTAACATTGGTATAGCCTGAGTGTCTATGATATAAACGAGTATAGAGCTCGGAAGACCCACGGTGGGGAGCTCCACATGCAGACCAGAAAGGATTAACGAATTCAACCAGTTTAACCTAGGTATAATCCGGCTAACAAGTCAGCATGAGTCGAAATGACGAGCCGAGGATCTGCCTGTCTTAGTCCCCTCTTCCTGTAATCTTGCAATCCTGTCCCTCATTGTAttcctcttcaccaccaTGTCCGTCCAAGGCCACTGCGACCCGCGCTTCAGCGGCCTGCGCGACACATTTGCCAACCAGCTGGAAACCGGCGCTGAACTCGGCGCCTCAGTCTGTGTATCGATAAATGGCGAGACCGCTGTCGACCTGTACGGCGGATACAGCACCCCTGCACGCGAGCAGCCCTGGACCAGCGACACCATCGTCCCCGTCTGGTCCATCAGCAAAACCATCAC
This sequence is a window from Aspergillus puulaauensis MK2 DNA, chromosome 6, nearly complete sequence. Protein-coding genes within it:
- a CDS encoding FAD-dependent oxidoreductase (COG:S;~EggNog:ENOG410PVHR;~InterPro:IPR036188,IPR002938;~PFAM:PF01494;~go_function: GO:0071949 - FAD binding [Evidence IEA]); the protein is MPQHVTVGIVGGGVAGLALAKMLEMLGISYILYESYHTIAPNAGASLGLIPSGLRIFDQLGVLDKIEAFSVDHDRWEHRDGESGRLYRRTSVMRNYPSLFGYGAFFMARQDVLKILFDSLEDKSPVYASKRVTSVRDLGDLAVVEAADGDSFTCDFVAGADGVRSTVREAIHAQTARPPAHYLRASTACVFGMSTPLPQMAAGQFFAVYRRKVSALVFAGLNGKLYWFLFKQLDEPLAYGPQRKFTDADIDAVHIELADTIVTDGVRISDVFARREVAVMTALEEGVGEDWFCGRLFLLGDSAHKMVPHAAMGANQAMESAACFVNSLRRTRPSLGKEHCPNISAPEIQQCLSRYADRRKDMLKAVVQAATASRNNQLMVGSAAQDFLRVLPDIREEDMLLKPLQSLIGAERLEDWMCRSERVEKYTEASGRALDILNRGGSLADCGLQGGSK